One Papaver somniferum cultivar HN1 chromosome 10, ASM357369v1, whole genome shotgun sequence genomic window carries:
- the LOC113316477 gene encoding F-box protein CPR1-like: MNYDPLSSSLSASRCEIHYPFETKGKVEILGSSNGLLCIHVGEYFDESTICIWNPTTKEYKRVPKSPNGQFPSDLIMHDFMNAFGFCYDCRIDDYKFIKVVGFIGVPSRSGVQVYKLGSDSWSIHRFIPYYFPCNTRRSGISVHESLHWLARPGVESYLQESPDVIVSFNICEERFDALAFPASVENENVIKEQELGALDGCLCLLLQNPDCRVDLWVMREYGVRGSWSILFRTTHDLVVNHHIRSNFLVYSFENGEVLLANFDSFILYNPRCDRAKTVTIPGIRGSGEVESSETRSYLATNLSLLEENSLILPTSSGKLAASRKHHLWAMGVPA, translated from the exons ATGAATTATGATCCGTTATCATCATCTTTATCAGCATCTAGATGTGAAATACATTACCCGTTCGAAACTAAAGGGAAGGTTGAGATTTTGGGTTCTTCTAATGGTTTATTATGCATTCATGTTGGTGAGTATTTTGATGAGAGTACCATTTGTATTTGGAATCCAACAACTAAAGAATATAAGAGAGTACCCAAATCGCCAAATGGTCAGTTTCCATCTGACTTAATAATGCATGATTTTATGAATGCGTTTGGGTTTTGTTATGATTGTAGGATTGATGATTATAAGTTTATTAAAGTTGTGGGATTTATCGGAGTTCCAAGTCGGTCTGGAGTTCAGGTTTATAAACTAGGATCAGACTCATGGAGTATCCATAGGTTCATACCTTACTATTTTCCTTGTAACACAAGGCGTTCGGGTATTTCTGTTCATGAATCTCTTCATTGGTTAGCCAGGCCAGGAGTTGAAAGCTATTTGCAAGAAAGTCCTGatgttattgtttcttttaatatttgtgaGGAAAGATTTGATGCTTTGGCTTTCCCAGCATCTGTGGAAAATGAGAATGTAATCAAGGAACAAGAACTTGGAGCGCTGGATGGGTGTCTTTGTTTACTTCTTCAGAACCCTGATTGCCGTGTTGATTTATGGGTAATGCGGGAATATGGTGTGCGAGGATCTTGGTCTATACTTTTCAGGACTACTCATGATTTGGTTGTAAACCATCATATACGTAGTAATTTTCTGGTATACTCATTTGAGAATGGTGAAGTTCTGTTGGCAAATTTTGATAGTTTCATTTTATATAATCCGAGATGCGATAGAGCTAAAACTGTGACGATTCCTGGCATTCGTGGATCGGGTGAAGTAGAGAG TAGTGAAACTAGATCTTATTTGGCAACAAATCTGAGTTTGCTTGAAGAGAATTCACTAATTTTGCCAACAAGTTCTGGTAAACTAGCTGCTAGTCGAAAACATCATCTATGGGCAATGGGTGTCCCCGCATAA